The region TAGCGCCCAGAACAAACggcagagaagagcagggagCAAGCAAGAAACAGGCTGCGAACAAAGCAAGAGGCTCTGTAGACGGACAGACACGTGTGGGGAGGAGCAGGGGGCAGGCCCTGCGGGTGCAGGCACGGCTCGGCTGTGGGCACGGTCGGGCTCGCAGCTGAGCGCGGTGCCAGCTTGCTCACAGAGGGGGCTGCAGGGCCTGGCAGAGGAGGAGCCCGCAGAGACAGCGTCTGAGGACTCGTGTGCACAGTGTGAGGAGAAACCCAGTGGGCTGGGAGTAGGGAAGGAGACAGGTGGAGGGAATCTGCGTAACCGGGCTTCTGAACCTGAGGCTGAAAGGGCTGCTGATGCCTTGCAGCTGCGTGACAAGAGCAGCTTCACTGCCGTTAAAGTGCTGCCAGGTACGTATGTGGACTGAGCAGAACATGGGCCTAGCATTCTGCCAGGGGGTTTACCTGTACAAGCAGAGTTTTCTGTGCCAGGTCAGGCTGCTTCAACATCTGAATCTGTCTCATTTCTTTATCCAACAGCATTTGACTTAATGCAGATTTATTAACAATTGGAACTTAACCTATTGATGTCTTTAGTGATATAATACAATAGCGTTCATTACCTTCATTGCACCAACTTTTAATGTCATTGCACAGTTGGTCAGTTTGGTTCTTAGAAAAGGCTCTTTCcgtgcttttttgttttctgtgctggaGTGTGTGGGCAGCATTTAATACTTCAGCTGTAGTTTGAGCCTGTTTCTTCAGACTGCAGCGAAGTAAGTTTTCTCTTGCGAAGACTTTTCAGAGACTTGAAATGCAGAGGAGTACTGGAGTGAATCTAAAGCATACTTATGTTCTGGACACCTAGAAGAAATCCTTGTCTTTGCATCACAACATAAAGTAGAAATGGTGCATGAGACAGGAGAGCAAAATGCTTGAGTTCTTTTTCCCGTTTTAATGCTGAGGTATTATCTCTTTACAGAAGAGTCTATCCCACGGGCACAAGTGGATAGGAGGAAAACAAGTCCATATTTTTCAAGTAAATACAGTAAAGAAGGTATACTCCTATGATATTTCTTATAGGGGGAGGGATAGGATAGCTGGTGATGCTATGGGAAATTTCTTCAGGTTTGGGCTGTCTGTGCTCAAGTGGCATcagagagctcagctcagcccaaCTGATTTTGTCCTGGGTTACACCTCCTGGTTTGTGTCTTGCAAACAGCTGTGAAGGCTGGTGTCAAACACCTCCATCTGCATATTGTGCCCCACAAAGATGAATCTGCTTCAAAAGGTCTTCATTGgggtttattattttcatttaagtaGGTAACCCCATCCTTTACTGTCCAAGGAATCATCCTGTGTTGCTTCTCTGTACAGCTCCCAGCCCACCTAGAAGGAAGGCCCTCAGAAAATGGACTCCTCCACGTTCTCCTTTTAATCTGATCCAAGAAACGCTTTTCCACGATCCATGGAAACTTCTCATTGCAACCATATTTCTCAATAAAACTTCAGGTAAATAGACTAATACAATTTGATGTTGCATAAATGGTGGGGAGGTGTTACAGGGTCCAAACAGCTGCCATTTTTAATAGCattaatgaaagaataaatgTGTATTAACTTGTGTCAGTGTAAAAAGCAGTAATCTGTAAATCGTAGCTCTTGCCTCTGAAGAAAGCATACTCAGATGATGAATAAAGAGAATGACCTGCACAGCCTTCTGCTCATGGTGGTTTCTCTCACTAGGTAAAATGGCAATTCCTGTGCTCTGGGAGTTCCTTAAGAAATACCCTTCTCCTGAAATAACCAGGACTGCAGACTGGAAAGAGATGTCAGAGCTGATCAAACCTCTTGGCCTCTATGAGCTCAGAGCAAAAACAATCATCAAGTTCTCAGGTAGGATTTCCCAGGTTTGTCAGTGGAATGGTCTAAATTACACGAGTGAGGCAAACAGCTCTTTCAGACAGTGCTCtctcattttcccttctcttgGGCAAATattggtggtggtttgttttttgcagCGTTGGTCTTACatatgcagagctgctgctcctgctgtcgcaactgtgagaatgaaataACATACATAGAGACCTTGAGCGCAAAAAGATGTGAACACCTGCAAAAGTGACTTTGTGTTCTGCAGGTGGCTCTGCTCTGTGTTGCATCAGGTGACATCCAGAAGGCCTTTCCAGCAGGAATTCTGCTATGATTCTGATACTTTCTGTACTTAAAGTATTCCTCTGTGGGTTCTGAGGAGAGAGATGTAATTAAAACTCCCACAAGGTGATCTGTTTAAGAGGTGTTTAAGCTGTGCCTTGTAGGGATTCATCACCTGCTGTCACCAGGAAAGAGCcaaaacttgtgtttttcatctAAAACGTTCCAAAGCGGAGCCGAGTAACAGTAGCAGAGAATGAGGATTTTGTCCAGGGCTGCtttggcagctgcctgcaggcagtggAGGCTGTGCCTGTGTGTTGCAGATGAGTACCTGAGCAAGCAGTGGAAGTACCCCATCGAGCTGCACGGCATTGGCAAGTACGGGAATGACTCCTACAGGATCTTCTGTGTCAATGAGTGGAAGGAGGTGGGtgtgcagccctgctgctggctctgtccTTTGCCTCTGATTGTACTGATGGCTCCACTGGTTTTAAAGAGATAGTG is a window of Lathamus discolor isolate bLatDis1 chromosome 7, bLatDis1.hap1, whole genome shotgun sequence DNA encoding:
- the MBD4 gene encoding methyl-CpG-binding domain protein 4; translation: MGFAEQPAAAVPSAVPVGWQRVARRRQAGRTAGRTDVCFVSPDGRRLRSRRALAEYLRQTGETALKVEDFDFAAPNGRRSRRRLRVKSCSAKATRSDSENEGPHSQVQGLQTGAEDGIRSVQTGKEQLGGTPCTWESQELIGKGMNPEDCLKTTKKGAGLKRVQNRKTGKSSEERARDSAQNKRQRRAGSKQETGCEQSKRLCRRTDTCGEEQGAGPAGAGTARLWARSGSQLSAVPACSQRGLQGLAEEEPAETASEDSCAQCEEKPSGLGVGKETGGGNLRNRASEPEAERAADALQLRDKSSFTAVKVLPEESIPRAQVDRRKTSPYFSSKYSKEAPSPPRRKALRKWTPPRSPFNLIQETLFHDPWKLLIATIFLNKTSGKMAIPVLWEFLKKYPSPEITRTADWKEMSELIKPLGLYELRAKTIIKFSDEYLSKQWKYPIELHGIGKYGNDSYRIFCVNEWKEVQPQDHKLNVYHTWLWENRDRLSIG